The sequence ACAGAGGCACTACAGCAAGCTATTTTACATGCCTTTGGATCTCCTCTTGATGGTCACTTGATCAAGGGTGTTGCTGACCTTGGAGGCACTCAAGTTCACCTTGATGGAGGGACATACAAGATCAGCCGTCCGCTGCTCTTACCAGATACCGGTGGTGGAAACTTTATGGTACACCTCCTAACATTTTTCTTCAACTAGAATAACCTGATGGTCGGAATGCATTATGCTTAGATGGGTTAGAGCCGTTGGTCAAGGCACACTATTCGTTACCTTGCAACCAAATTTGAATATCATTCTGTCATATTTGAGTTTCGACTCCGTCaaagcacgatattgtccgattTGGGCTTACAattccctcacagttttgtttatgggaactcatacgagaacttctcagcggatcacccatcctaggaatgctctcgtccgaactcgtttaacttcggagttccgatggaatccgaagccagtaaggttccaaaatgtctcgtgctatatggaggtgagcatgtacatataaggcatagatgaTCCACTCTCCTGGGTGATGTTAGATCtaacaatctaccccccttaggggcccgacgtcctcatcggcacacttcTGACTATAGATTAGCTcttataccaaattgtcacatcccaacccgGGCTCCATCACATCCTAGGcttgactccgccgtagcatgatattgtcccatttgggcttaccattccctcacagttttgtttctgggaactcatacgagaacttctcagtggatcacccatcctaggaatgctctcgctcaaactcgcttaacttcggagttccgatggaatctggagccagtgagttcccaaaatacCTCGTGCTATATAGAGGTGAGCATGCACATATAAGGTATAGATGATCCACTCCTCTgtgcgatgtgggatctaacacaTTCTCTGTAGATTTAGTAGTTATAGAATATCTTATTACAATTATTCTAAAGTTTAGTAGTACAATCACAAAGAATAATAAGAATAGAGTATAGAGAGATTGTAttcacaccccaaattacttctcccacacccttttaattttttaatattttttacacaccactaacacttgatagaaaaatattaaaaaattaaaagggtgtggaATAAGTAATTAATTTgggatgtgtgaatataatctccgtAGAGTATATACTTGAAATTCAATGTGATTCTTTATAAGATGATCTGTCTTAAgactttttatattagcacctcACAAAATATTGAATGCACCTCACAatgaaatttaatattaaataacttatttatCCTATTATGCAATAACAATTTTAACCttattagattaaaaaaaaatctatatacattacaaatcacttttaacgtattatttatctttttcaattatcaaaacacATCTGACCCTCCATTactaaacaaaaccctaaccaatgaaattacaaacatgttgattgagaaaaattgtttttgacaaataaaacacgaaatcgatgtttaGGAAGCTTCACATGAGATAAAACTTCATAATATAGAATAAACCTCTCTTAATAATATAGaacattttatatttcatttgtaagttttttttttcataggcTCAGGGTTTGTTACGGTGTAACAGATTCATGGTGGATCTCTTCATGCATCCGATGATTTCCCAACCGATCGCCATCTGATCGAGCTACGGTCACCGACGACTTCTCTTGTGTACGAAGACATCACACTCAAGGATCTCATGATAAACTCAAATTTCAGAGGTGGTGGAATTTCGATTATAAATTCACTAAGGACTACCATTGACAATTGTTACATTTCACATTTCACAAGTGATGGTATATTAATTCACGGTGGCCATGAAACCTATGTTAGAAACTCATTTATTGGTCAGCACATCAATATCGGAGGCGATCACCGTGAAAAGGATTTTTCCGGCATCGGAATTAACATCATAGGAAATGATAACGCAATCACCGATGTGGTTATTTTCTCAGCATCAATTGGTATAATGGTACAAGGGCAAGCCAACGTGTTCACCGGAGTACATTGTTACAACAAGGCCACTGGATGGGGTGGGACTGGAATTTACATTCGGGCACCAGGGTTGACCCAAACCCGAATCCTTAATTCCTATTTTGATTTCACGGGTATCGTGGCTGAGGACCCGGTCGAACTCCATATATCCGGGTCGTTCTTCCTTGGCAATGCCTTTATTTCAATCAAATCATTGAAGGGTGTAGCATGTGGCATCACCATCGTTGATAATATGTTTTCAGGTGATTATACCGGTGTCCCAATAGTCCATCTAGATCAATCCAACGGTCGATATTTTACTACTATTGATCAAATTATGGTTGATCGAAATGTGGTGCGGGGTATGGTTCACAAATCAACGGTTGCCAAGGGGTCAGTTTGGAGTAATGGGACTAGATGGACCGTTGATTTCTCACACGTTCTCCTTTTCCCCAATCTCATACAAAATGTGCAGTACACATTGCAGGCAAGTGAGTCATTTCCAAAACATGTCCTACGAAATGTGTCGAGGAATTGTGTCATAGTAGAATCAGACGTACCCGTTTCTGCCACGTTGCATGTGTTAGTGGATCAGAGCATGATGGGTTACGTATAATTTTTTAAGTGTGAATACAATACATGTACATCAAAACACATACATGATACAATGAAGttagtttcttttgtttttttttttccttttgaaaatATCTGTTCGTTGGAAAATTAGTTGGTAAAAGGTTGATAAATCGTGGACTGGTTTTGCCAGAAGTCTAATTGGACTTGGACTCTAACAATTAAGTAGAGCTTCAAATATCTTCGTTAATTTCAAATTTGTAACGTATTTCAAAGTTGTTAGTCCCAAAAGGGAAGGTACTAGTGCTGCGTGTTCAGCAAACTCGATTGAACTTCTAGCACTTTTGactgatgttgttcaaagacgTATTAAGTTTTGCACTACTAAACTTGCTTGACCACAATTACCCATTTATTTAGCATATAGGGTTCAAGGGAGGTTTTGGGACTCATGATTACCCATTACCCATATAATCAAGAAATCCCACCTTTGATTTGCTCCTATATAAATCATGAAGAAAATCATATAAAGGATCCATCCCTTAAATGTGGATACCAGCCTCTTGCTACATATTCACATGTGTGAATATGCTTTTTagttaaaaatgataaataaataaaaaatgacataGGTTTTGTTTTCCAAATACTGAAACAGTTTTAAGATGCGTTTGGTGTAATTTTGTGCGAATATAaactcaaaaaatgaaaaaaaacgtTGCAAAcaatattttacataaattttgtATCAAATTGATGCTCCAGTATTTTTCaagaataaaatttaaaataatatcaTACATACTACCACAATCACTACTTTCTCCACCGCTATCACTCGTGCCACCATGACCACAACCACTTCCATTGTctcaccatcaccaccacaatTGCCACTATCACCATCTTTAACACCATCTCCTCCCACTACCATCATAGCAGCCACCACATCATtcactaggggtgggcacagttcggtttggtgcggttttgaagccaaaatcgaaatgaaaccaaaccgtttttaGTTTggcttttgagaaaaaaatgtacaatttaaaatttacaCCTATCCACGCATAAGATGGTCTCATTTTCCAAACAATACATGTTTACACATATCTAATGCAAGTGTTAATTTATgctgaaaattaataaaataggaTCGTCTGCATGTTTTCACTTGGCCACGAATGAGATTTGTATTTAGCAGCAGACGCTGATTAGCTCTTCCTCTTCGAAAGGTTGCATTGATAAGTGATAATTATCAAATAGAATAGAGGTGGAAATGAATGACattctagtgtggttgagtcCAATACTAAATGTATGGACTCTAACAAACAACCATATAAAAGATGACATTTAATTTGAGGTAcagtttcggtttcggtttcggtttcagtTTCAGTGCgattttcaaaagccaaaactgaaACCAAACTGTTTCCTACTatgcggttcggtttcaaaaccgcaaaatcGAACTGTTCAGTGCGGTTCAATTTGATTATgtgtttcggtttcgattttggtttcaagtgcccacccctatccTTCACTGCCATCACCTCTGTTACAATggccaccgccaccaccaccactgatGTCTCCATTGTCTCACCATTGATGCTGCCACCATCACCTCCTCACCATCAACACCACCATCAACATCACCATCTCCACCGCCTCATCGTTGCCGCCACCACCTCACCACCACCATCGCCACTATTACCACCGCCACCTCCCATCATCCTCACCATGCATGGTCGCTAATATCTCCACCATCTCCGCCACCACCATCCCAGCCACCTTTAAGCCACCATTtccaaaatcatccttcacaaTACAACCACCATTTGCCACCATTATCATCGTCGCTGCCATCACCGCCACCACACTGCCCCTCTACCCTGTTATTATTAGCAATTAATGTTAGGatgatattttatttatatcttGAAGAGAGTAGAATttgtttaggaacgtggaatataggaaccttaacgggaaaatctgtGGAAGTAGttgaagttatggtgaggagaaggataagtaTTATGTGCCTaaaagaaactaagtgggttggtcttaaggcaaaggatctagaaaactcaagttttaaactttggtattcgggcacaaatagaactaGAAActgtgttggcatcatcgtgtacaagaccttgacacaagatgttgtagatgttaagAAGGTAAGAGATAGAtttatggcaatcaagattgtaataggacaaaaactcatcaatgtgattagtgcgtaagcagctcaagtagggttggatacgagtttgaaggagaaattttgggaagatcttggagacttggtgcaaggaattgctcagacggagaaggtatttataggaggagatttaaatagACACATGGTCAatgagacaggcaactatgaaggttttcatggtggccatggttttggggagagaaacgagaatggggaagccatcttggattttgcaatggcatatgatctcttcttagccaacgtcttctttaagaagagagaagaacatgtgatcacctacaagagtaggtcgtcaaaaacacaaattgattttcttctaatgaagaagggggatcgtataacttgtaaggattgcaaagctatactgggagagagcttggctaatcaacatcgcttgttggtgatgaatgtacatatcaaaagagagagaaaaaggaacaaaaccttgaagtgcccaaagactagatggtggaatctaaaaggacaaaaacaagccattttcaaagagaaagtaatcacccaatgtgtgggGGATAGAGAGGgtgaagctagccaaatgtgggattccatggctactTGTAtctgaaaagtagcaaaagaggtattaggagagtccaagggctttgctccacgcCAAaaagaatcttggtggtggaatgaggaggtacaaacaaaggttaaggctaagaaggaatgttgtaaagccttatacaaggataggaccgatgaaaatggtgaaaggtatagaatagAGAAGCAGGAGGCGAAAAAagttgtgagagaagctaagctagtggcttatgacgatatgtataagcgactagataccaaagaaggagagttggatatctatgaactagctagagcaagggaaaagaagacaagggacctaaaccaagtgaggtgcatcaaggatgaaaatggaaaggttcttgctatagagaacgcggtcaaagacagatagAGATGTTATTTTCACAATCTTTTCAATAAAGGACATGAAATAAGTACTTTTTTTTtagagttgagtaactcagaagattgtagaaactactccttttaccGCCGAATTCAGAAGGAATAAGTGGTTGTAACTTTGAAAAAGATAAGGCATAGAAAAACAGTGGGCCTagatgatataccgatcgaagtgtggaaagttttgggagagacgggtataGCACGGCTCAcaaaccttttcaataggattttgaaaatgaagaagatgccaaatgagtggtgaAATAGCACTTTGGTgtctatctacaagaataagggcggcgtacaaaattgcatgaactatagtggtactaagctaatgagtcatacaatgaagctctaggAGAGACTCATTGAGCATAGACTGAGGTAAGAGACACAGGTCTcgaacaaccaattcgggttcatgacAGGacactcaaccatggaggcaatctatcttttacgaagattgatggaaagatatagagatatgaaaaaggatttacacatggtctttatagatttggaaaaaaggGTATGATAGGGTcaca is a genomic window of Malus domestica chromosome 09, GDT2T_hap1 containing:
- the LOC103443361 gene encoding polygalacturonase QRT3-like, whose product is MLPRNAMSLKLLMAFMYVSAIVNHVEGSYSGTNTGTYHDQMRRMALMKASHTIRNKDSTPQSYSTPTLYASAESRVHHVTEYGADPTGRSDSTEALQQAILHAFGSPLDGHLIKGVADLGGTQVHLDGGTYKISRPLLLPDTGGGNFMIHGGSLHASDDFPTDRHLIELRSPTTSLVYEDITLKDLMINSNFRGGGISIINSLRTTIDNCYISHFTSDGILIHGGHETYVRNSFIGQHINIGGDHREKDFSGIGINIIGNDNAITDVVIFSASIGIMVQGQANVFTGVHCYNKATGWGGTGIYIRAPGLTQTRILNSYFDFTGIVAEDPVELHISGSFFLGNAFISIKSLKGVACGITIVDNMFSGDYTGVPIVHLDQSNGRYFTTIDQIMVDRNVVRGMVHKSTVAKGSVWSNGTRWTVDFSHVLLFPNLIQNVQYTLQASESFPKHVLRNVSRNCVIVESDVPVSATLHVLVDQSMMGYV